A window of Hordeum vulgare subsp. vulgare chromosome 5H, MorexV3_pseudomolecules_assembly, whole genome shotgun sequence genomic DNA:
AAGCTGGAGTGAATGTTTCAATAAAGAGGTCAGCAACACTATTTTCCCGAAAACCATGTATAGTTTGCCATCAACTAAAAGAGGTGTTTTTAAAATGCATTTGACTATCAGTTTCTTCTAAcacttttttctctttcttttttgcatgtttttgttttacAGAAAAAGCACTGCAACATTGAAGCAGCCTTCACCAAAACGACAGGCAATAAGGAGATCACCACGGCTTGCACGGATAACATCCTCAAACGCCACCAGCGCTGATGTCTCTCACGCACCAATGGAACAATCATCATCACGTAGCAGTGCAAACAAAGCAACAGGTTTTTTGGCTACAACACGCTCAGGAAGGATCCGAATGCGCTCACCAGTCAAAGATGGAAGCAGCAGCAACCAAGCACTGGAATTGGAGAAAGTAAGTGCACCGCCATTATCTTGTCACCAACTGTTGATACAAACATGCACAGCGGGAACAAAGTAGGAGTTGATGTGGCTACAACACACTTAGCCAGAATCCGAATGCGTTCATTAGTCAAAGATGGAAGTAGCAGTAGCACAACTATTGTAGTTTCTCCAAAAATCAGCCAAACAACACAACCCGCAGGAATCGGTGAAAGCAAGTCCACAGCTATTATCCTGTCTCCAACACTCAATACAAATGTGCATGTTGGATCGGGATCTTCTTCAAGCTCAACTAGGATATCGCCACTTGGTAAAAGGATCTCGCAGCACATGACTAATGATGGCAACTCAACTCCCATTCCAGAACATGTATTAAATGTAATAAAAGATCTTTCAGAATCTGCAAAAAGGCTAGGGATGTTTCAAGGCAAGAAATATGATTCAACAGGAGCTATTCCGAAGACGCAAGCAGCGAATGCAAACAAGAGGAGTCATGGTTCTTCATCAGACAAGGCTAGAGATAATCGGCCTGGGGCATTTACACCTCCTTAGTTCTCCCTTGGTCTGTCACCTATTCTATCAAATGCAAGCAATGAAGTGAACATAGATTATGAGCACCTTGATGCAGGCAATCCTTTAGAAATAATGCCATTATCATGGGCCCAACCAACAGGTATTCGGAACATGATCATTCATAATTCACTTTTTGTCAGTTTTATTTGTGCTGAGTcgccattttttatttttcatcaaaAAATAAGCTAATTTTTTTCTTAGTTGCCAGATTACAAACGCATCCTACTTTCCAGAATTAATAGCTTGTTTTTCCAGATTAAAAAGTTCTTAGTTGCCAGATTTAATAGCTTGTTTTTCCAGATAAAAAAGTTGTTAGTTGTCAGAATTAATAGCTTGTTTTTCCAGATTTAAAAGTTCTTAGTTGCCAGAATTAATAGCTTGTTTTTTCCAGATTAAAAAGTTCTTAGTTGCCAGAAATATGTAGTTTCCAGTTCTAAAAGTTCTTACTTCTCATGCTACAAAAATACGTAGTTCCCATATTAATATTATGCCCGTCCTGCTAAAAGTTCTTACTTCCCATGCTACAAAAATACCTAGTTCCCATATTAATATTATGCCTGTCCTGCTTTTTTTTTGTTCCTTGTAGTAGTTGAAACAGGCCTGCAGATGGTCGAGTATCCATTGTCAGACAAGCTGACTGCATTTCTAGCCACTGGAGATCAGGACGAAATCGATGCTATCTAGCTGAAGAGCTTGACGACTATGAGAGGTATCTCAAGATTTCTTTAAGAAAAAGcgtgcaacagcaacaacagttgGAGCAGCGAGAAGCAATAACATGGCAGGTGAGACTGGTGTTCAAAGTGTGACACCAAAGACCAACCCCCATAAGGGAAGAGTGAAGAAGCCGTCTCGCTTTAAGCTATCGCCATACGATGATGATATCAATGTCACCAGCGAAGAAGAAGATATCTATAAGAAGCTAATGTTGAGCAGCAAATATAAAAAGAATGGAAATTCATCGATCAAAAAGTAATTGTCTGCTTCTTTTTTTTTTGCTTctccatttctatttttcttgcttttctcactctttttatAGTATTTTTTTATGCTGCttttttgatgattgcttcaCCACAAATAtgcagtgtgacgatcatcaagtATGAAAAAAACTGGGTGTACACATGGGATCTCGCTGATTCAACCTACATCAGAGGGGAGTTGTCTACAAATTGTGCTGAAGTTGGGATAGAGTATCTGCAGGAAACAAACAAAGTTGAGGGAAAGTTGATACTCTCACACTTAGTGGCCAAATTCTCGTTGCAAGGCGCGCATAGTAAGAAGATAGTGACTAACATTTTCGAAAGGAAGAAGGACTTTGCTCTTAGCTGCCAGAATTTAGTAAGTAACTCATTTTTTCATCAATCTGAAACAAATTCTACATGATGTGGGACTAAAATGCATGTGTTTGCAAAATTTTACTTTTTAGTTAGCTGTATAAAATACAAATGCTATATGTTAATGTTTTTTTGTTCTTCTTCATGTGCTCCCACAGATCATGTTCCCTGTTATTGAAGAAATGGGAGGGAAAGAAGTGTCAGGACATCACtggtatgttttatgcatcaacaATACTGCTCAAAGGTTTGAGGCGTTAGATTCACTTTGCAGCAAAGGAAACATTGGTCTCATCTACCATGCAAACACTGTAACGAGAAGAATCAAGGAAGCATGGAAGTTATACTACCATAAGTCGAGGGTTCAGATTGAAAACTACGAACTCGAGATCATTGACGCCCCAAAAAAGGCTGTAAGGTGAGTAAAatgtttttttatcttttttatttttataatttggaAAGTAAGGCTTTGTTTAAATCTGGTAACTGAACAATCGCAGTATGCCAAACATTTGTGGCAACTAAGTAGTTTGTTAAGTGTAAAATGTTTAATGTAAAATGTGACAACTAAGAATAGTAATCAGTTAACTATTATTTTAACAATATGACAACTAATCAATTTTGAACTTGGTATATCATGAGCGTAAATCTTGAGCCCTTCATTTTTTGCAACTACAAACTGCAAATATCATTTTCACTCATAAGTTTGGAAAAAGCTATCTCTCACTGGTTTTTTTAACTGCAAGCACATATAGGAGTGTGCAGTGTGGCTTCTACatgctggaatatcttgataaGTGGGATGGTGTAAATGTGCCTCGAAATCGGAAAGAGGACATCCAAAAAATAAAGAAGATGACAGCCAACAAATGGCTCACCGCTtctttcaacaaaaacaaaaagtggAAACAGCAGCTTGACAACAACTGTCCGGGAGGTAAGTAAAACACAATGTACGAACTAGTACCTTTTTTATTTTGGAGGTAAGTAACTCATTTAAATTCCTTACATGAGTTGACTAGTAATCATCTGTTTTTGTTAAAACTGTCATGCACCAAAGTAGACAACACTTGCCACATTGTTCCATTCGCTTTTGCCATATTATTATGCACTTACTTGCCTAAAAAACTAATTTAATTGCCATATTTTTTTGATATTATCGCACAAATCTTTTGTCGGTGCTTACAAACACTTGTCACGGAAATTTAATGTGTTTGTCATTTTAATTCTAACCTAATTATCGTGTTTTGTCTCGTAAAGCATTGTCATGTGATGCACGAGTGCTTACACTCAGCCACCAAGTAGTACTTGCTTGCCAGCTGAAAAATATTTATCAGCTTACACGGCTCGTGTACGCCATGCTACAACCATCCAGAATAGGTTCGATCCCCTCGCAGAACATAGTGCATTCAGAATTACATATATAAACAACATCCAGAATATTTTTGTATATAAATAGAATGAAAATTACACAATGCATCCAGAAAAACATGTCTTCTTCAgtttggagggggggggggggtttgcctCGTTAAGCATGTCCTCGCATCATGCGTGACTGATCCACACAGCTGACAAGTCCTTTTCTCTCTCTTCCCAATGTTCAATGGGTGCTGGAATGACTTCTTCCTCTTGCGGCCTTTTGTGTTTGACTTCTCTGGGTCACGAATGATAGGCTCAGGAGCAACTACATGCGAAGAATGGTGCTGGTTGTTCGAGCCATCAACTGGGGTAGAAATAATAGTTGTAGCAGGAGCCATTGGCCAAGCGGATGCACTCTCAGTCATAACACTCATGGATGCATTTTGGCATTGATTTTGGGTTTTGAACGCAGCTGCACGAGAAGAATGGCCTTTGTTGTTGGAGCGAGGAGCAGCTTGGGCAGTATAGACTCCTGGAGTAGCATATCTCGACATAGGTTGCGTAGCTGGCGCACTTGCTGCAGCCGGCAAAGCACTTCGGGCAGAATATGCACCTAGAACAGCAGATCTCGACACAGGTTGCATAGTTGCAGGTGTTGCTGTAGCACCGTAGCCTAGAATGTTTGGCTCGACAGGAGCTACATAGGTTGAATGCCCTTGTCTTGTGGAGGCACCAAGTTGGGCAGAGTATACACCCGGAGCAGCAGGATTTGGCATAACTGGTGCACTCATAGCAGCCAACGAAGCACTTTGGCCCTAAATTTGAGGGTCGAACGCAGCTACATTAGAAGAACGACCTTGGTTGTTGGAGGAAGCAACAGCTGGGGAAGTAGACTGATGGAGTAGCAGTGTTTGACATAGTGTGTGTACTCGCAGCTGTAGCACCGTGCCCCATAATGCTTGGCTCGAAAGGCACTCCACATGAAGAATGGCCTTGGTTGTTGAAGCCATGAATTGGGGCAGAATGAGCAGGTTGAGCAGCATACTTTGACATAGATGGTGCACTCGCAGCAGTTGCTGAAGAAACTGCAGCAAAATCAGCCCTTGATCCTCTTTTTTTCTGTTCTTTCGCAAGCGCAGGAAGTTCCCTCTTCATCTCCTTCAAGTGTGTACCTATTATCTTCCGACCATCAGCTGTTCGGCACCCAACTTTAGCAAGCGAGGCAAACTCATTCTTCATGAGGGTTGTTTTCATCAGAATCACCGACTCCTCAGGCATCTCATGCACCTTGCCAGGGACTTGTGATGACATATCAACGAGCATTTCCTCTGCAAGCCATGTCCATCTCTTGAGTATGTATGCCGCTGTCAACGTGGTAACACCAAGCTGGACCATGATCTGCAAAAATGTACAAGATAGTAAATACATAGCAAATCCCACAAAACAGCCTACAAAATCTCACAAGTAGGAAAACAAGTGGGGGAACATGACAATTATGGAAAACAAAACGCAGCAAGCAGGATGTGTTTTTACCCTTAGTATATGGCAACAGACGATCCCATCACGCTCATACTTGCAGCATTCACACATATAAAACCCTTCTTCAACATTTGCATGAACCTTAAAGGCCTTGTTGCCATATCCTGGGACAAACTTAGCAATGCAGTCAACCATGTATTCTTGGGCACCCATTTGCTAACAGCTGTAAGACAACAGTGACTGCATCTCCCCCTGGAACCTAACAAAAATATTGCGCGTATAGATACTTGACATTTGGAGCTCAATTGGGTTGTAACTCTACTTCCTAGCTGTTGTGATTGTTGTGTCTTCATCCTGCTTGCTCTCAACACACATTATCTTCTCTCGTATGGCATCATATTGGCGAATAAAGTCCATTATTGAGTTTTGTGGGTTGACATACTTTTTGAGCACAGCATTGAAGCCTTCACTCCTTTGTGTGGTTTGGAGAAAGGGGTAGAACTTGTGCATAAAGTAGGCAGGGACCCAACACCTTCGTTTCTCATACAAATAAATAAATTCTGGGTGTTCTGCAACCCCATGTTGTTGAATCATTGCAATCCACCTTGCTTCAAACTCCTCTGGAGCGTAGCTGTCGTTGACACAATCATTGAAATCAGCTTGCAACTCTGGCTGTTTCGCTAGGAACGCACCAAGCTTCTCAGTTGCATTTTGCATTATGTGCCAACGACAGTTTCGGTGCGTTGTATTGGGAAAAACATCCTGAATAGCAGACCTCATGGCAAAATCTTGATCAGTTATGATATTGGTTGGAGCCAAACCACCCATTGCCTCTAGGAATGTCTCAAATAGCCAAATGAAGCTTGTCGATAGCTCGTTCCTAACAAAACCACACCCAAACTGAATTGACTATCCATGGTTGTTTATACCAATAAACGGGGCACAAGGCATCTTGTATATATTGGTCAAGTATGTTGTGTCAAAAGAGACACAATCACTGAAAAACTTGCAAGCCCTTCTCGCTGAACCATCAATCCAGTAAATGCATTGGACCTTATCTTCATCATCAAGCTTGTACTTGTAAAAAAAGTCTTTATCAAGTTGTTGACTGCTTTTGAAGTACTCAATCGTGCCCTGCATATCAGTGTATTTGTGCTCAGCCGAGAACTTTGCCAGCAAATTTGCCAAGTCTTTGTTAGTGTAACCAATGGCTTCACGTTGGCCATGCAACTCTGTCAACAACTGCATCTGTCTAGAAGGTTCTAGATTGCACGAATGAAGCAACTTCACAaactgttgttcttcttcagggaTATGTCTATGTGATCGTAGGTACCCTGTCAGCGACCATTTCTTAATGAGAGGGTGGTTATGGTCGTCATTTATTTATATTACAACCCAGGCATTATCTCTCCGCTTCACAAACATACAGGCTGGGCAGTTTGTTCTTTCAGTTGTATTCCTCCTCCTCTCAGGGGCAATAGGTTGCGGGTTTTGTGTGTCTactttcctcttgatcttcaaccCAGCTCTATGGCAGACAAGTGATGCTCTTATCAGTTCACCACTAGCCTCCGACTTTTTTCAGAAACAATACCTTACTCCAAAACCTTTCTGCCTCGCATACATTTTGTAGTGTTTCTGAGCATCCTCAAGAGTGTCAAATCTCATCATGGTTGTGGGTTGCTGTGGCGTGGATAGACGATGCATCCAGCGTTTGGTCGGTGTTTGCCGGCAACACAGTGCGTGATGTATCGGGAGTCTCACGATCTGCATAACATACAGAACCAATTTTAGTTACATTTTTTTAGGAAATCACAGTTTGTGCATATATTTTTTCTTGAAAACTGGTAATCAGTAACCTGACAACTACTTTTAGTAACCTGAAAACTAAGTAATACTTAATCTGAAAACTAAGCCTTTTTTTAAACGATAACCAAGTACTTAGAACATGGCAAGTAAGCACTGTTAATCTTGGTGAGCAGGCACGGTTAATATGGCAACTAGTGCGTAACCCAGGCAAGTAAGCAGTTGTAATCTGGTAACAAAAAGTTTTTTTCCCTGTAATATGATGAGTAGCTACTTGTAATTTGGCAAGTAGACAATTTATAAAGGGACAAGAGGTCAACTTATACATGTAGCTAGAGCTAGGCCATGGTGTGAATCTTTTTTGGGCAAGGCCATGTGTGAATTTTTGGCAACCAGGTATCCTGACAACTACCTTTAGCAAACCTGACAATTAAGCAATACTAAATCTGGAAACTATGCTACCTAAAATGATAACTAAGTACTTAGAAACCTGGTGAGTAAGCACAGTTAATCTGATGAGTAGACACAGTTAATATGGCAACTAGCGCGTAACCCAACAACTAATTACAATTGGACAACTAAGTAATAATTGCATGCATTTGCATCAGGCAAGTAAGCAGTTTTATACAGGACAAGAGGTCAAGTCATCCATGTAGCTAGAGCTAGGCCATGTGTGTATATTGGCCAGGCTACTATTATGGTAGGAATTATGGTAGCAGCAAAAACACTACAAAAACACAACTAATTTGGAAACTACAGGGAGGGAGGGGACAAAGCCACAAAGTGAGAATCCATCTATATATGAGTGATTTCTTTTTTGTGAAGATCTTGCTCTCCCTGCATGTTTTGTGTCAGATGGAGACATTTTTATCAGTGTTTTTTTCTGACCTTTTTTGTTCTGTAACAGGGGATTTGAGATCATAAGCTGAAGATCCagagggagaaagagaggtgGTCCATTTTTATCAGTGTTTTTTTTCTGACTTTTTTGTTCTGTAACAGGGGATTTGAGATCAGAAGCTGAAGATCCAGAGGGAAAAAGAGAGGTGGATATCTGAAGGTGCAAAGAAAAGAGAGAGGGGTCGTCTTTTTGAGTTGGAGAAAACAAGAGGTCCGAGGGAAAACAACAGATGTGAGGGGTGCTGTTTTTTAGTCCTTTTCTGTAAGCAGATTCATATTTGTGGGAAACTCCAGAATTTAGATGGAGCAGTTGCATACGTGTAATTTTTTACTGCTTTGGATCACTTGGACAACTCCAGAAATTATCTTTTTCTTGATGCTTTTCTGTTGGTATTGTTTCTTGCTGGTACGTTCATGTCAGTGGGCTTTTGTggagggaggaagaagacaggGGGGAGAGATCACGGTGGATGGGGGGAGGGGGGAGTAGGGGGATCTGAGATGGGGTTGGGATTGGTGGTGGGGAGGTAGATATTTATGGTGCTGGTGGGGCTTCAGACAGAAAAGGAGGAAAGGGTGGGCTGCGACACGTGCCCCGTGCGGTGTGTTTGGATGCCAGGCTGATAACCTGACCGCCGCACGGGAAGGCCTGGGTGCGGTGCCGCTTGGTAGTGCGGTGCATTTTTCTTTACCCCGGTATTGGTGTGGTGAGTCCGCGCATCATCCACGTACGGACGAGTGAAAAGAACGGCCATTCTGGTCACGAGCTCGGCCACGCCGCCAGGGAATGGAGGAACACGCGCGGGCGCAGTCACCACGCACGCCGTCCTACTTGAAGCCGGACGCCCGCGCGTGCCCTTTCCAGCGCCCGCGTCGCCGTCCATCGGCACGACCTGCCATGTCCCCATGCCACCCTCGGTTCAACCCTTGCATGGACACTGGGCGGAAGATGGAGGAGGGGATGAGGAGAGGGCCCCACGTTATCCCGCCAGGAGCACGCGGCCGCGCCACGTCGGACACCACACATCGACCCTCGACGCGATACGAGGCCACGAGCAGCCGCCGCGGGGGGTCGGAGATCAGGGGAATCCGGGTGACATCCGAGGAGTAACTGGAGCGGCAGAGACCTACAACGGTTCGATCGACATGGATGCCAAGGCCGTCGCCGTGTCCCTCTCGGCGCCGCTGCCCCGGTGCCGCGTCGCCGGCGGCAACGGCCCGCTCGCGTGCTCTGCATCCGCGCGGAGGTCGCGCAGGTGCGGGTACCACCATGGCGCGCCTCGTATATCACtcgctcgcccctcctcctctgctcGCTCCTTCCCCGCCGGCCGCGTCTATGCTATGGCGGCGGCAGCTGCGCCGGTGAAGGAGCAGGACCTCGTCTTCGTCGCCGGCGCCACCGGGAAGATCGGCTCCCGGACCGTAAGGTGGGTACTCTTCGACTCTGCTTCGCTCGCGACCGACGGTCTGCAACTCTGCATGCATAATGCATTGAGAACTCATGCCATGCGCGTGCAGGGAGCTCATCAAGCTGGGCTTCCGCGTCCGCGCCGCCGTCCGGAGCAAGGAGAGAGCGTCACCCCTCGTGCAGAGCGTTGAGCGGCTGGAGCTCGGCGAAGGGACCGCCGCCGCCTCGAGGCTGGAGCTGGTCGAGTGCGACCTGGAGAAGCAGGGCGAGGCGGGCATCAAGGCGGCCATCGGCGACGCGGCGCTCGTGGTGTGCTCCATCGGCGCCAGCGAGAAGGAGATCCTCGACGTCACGGGCCCCTACCGCATCGACTACGTGGCCACCGCCAACCTCGTGCGCGCCGCGGCCAAGGCCGGCGTCGAGCACTTCGTCCTCGTCACCTCCCTCGGCACCACCAGATTCGGCTTCCCGGCCGCCCTCCTGAAGTAAGAACGCTGACGGATCGATCACCGCCACTTCTTTCTTTCGAACCGGACTTTGTTGAGGTTGGCCAAGGGATTAATGGAGTTTTTGGCACGACCGAGCAGCTTGTTCTGGGGCGTTCTGTGCTGGAAGAAGATGGCGGAGGAGGCGCTGGTGGCCAGCGGCGTCCCGTACACGATCGTGCGGCCGGGGGGCATGGAGAGGCCGACGGACGCGTACAAGGAGACGCACAACCTGGTGGTGTCGCCGCGGGACACGTACGTCGGCGGCCTCGTGTCCAACCTGCAGGTGGCGGAGCTGATCGCGTGCGTGGCCAAGAACAGGAGGGCGGCGTACTGCAAGGTGGTGGAGGTCGTTGCCGAGACCACCGCGCCGCTGCTGCCCACGGAGGACCTCCTCGCCAGGGTCCCCTCCGACCCCGGCAGGGCACCGCCCCCAGCTCCCGCGGCTCCGGCCGTCGTTACAGAGGCGCCGAAGGAGCCGCctccagcagcggcggcggcaccACCACCAGCCGCAGCACCTCCGGCAACGGCAGCGGAACCAGCACCAGTTGCAGCACCCCCAGCACCGTCACCGGCACCAGCTGCGGCAGCAAAAGCAGAGCGGCCGCTCTCGCCATACGCGGCGTAAGTGAACCGACTGAACTGGTATCGTGATGGCCTCATGGTAATGGATGATCATTTGCTGATGCATTTTGTTGCATTGCAGGTACGAAGGGTTGAAGCCGCCGTCGTCACCGACACCCAGCTTTAGCAGCGGCACCACCGGCCAGGCAGCGAAGGAGTCGCCCCCTGCGCCGGCAccggcaccagcaccagcaccagcaccagctgctccggcttctcctccacctcctccggctgctcctgctgctgcaaAGCAACGTCCGCTCTCACCCTATGCAGCGTAAGCAAACCAACTGATGTCAAAACCTTGGAACTTCAGTGAAGAATTTGGCCTCTGATGGATCCATTTATTCCCGGATGGCGTACGTCGCAGGTACGAGGGGTTGAAGCCACCGTCTTCCCCAACCcccagcaggagcagcagcaagaaaaaggatgacggCGATTCTCCTTCGCCACCGCCCTCCGCCGCCTCTCCGGATGCGGCgactaccaccaccaccgccgaggCTGCAGCCGAGTCGTCGTCGCCGCTGTTGGATTCCAACGCCAATGGCGTTCCTCCCACCGCCGCCCCTGCCACTGCTGATCCAGGGCGCCCGCTTTCACCATACGCCAGGTACTAATTTCTCCCTGCCTCCCTGCTCAGCAGGCTCATGACAATGGCATTCGAATTCACACGTATGGTCCATTCCTCTATCTGTCTGATTAATTGCAACTTAATTTGCAAGGTACGAAGACCTGAAGCCTCCAACCACGCCAACTCCATCCGCGCCAAAAGTATAGAGCGGCCGGCCCGGCGGTTACTTTCATTTACCTTTTCTTTTCCTGCTCGATCGGCGGCCTCTGCCCGAGCGCGAGCTCAAGGCACGTGTATATGCCAATTTTCCTTCTTCGAGAAAATACCAATGTACACGAGGATGGCAAGATGCATATTTTTTTTCCCGAAAAGGAGTCCCGGGCCTCTCATCGACCGATGAACACATCCATTTTTATTATATTATTTAAGAATCTGACAAAATCAAATACATGGAACAATCGAAAACCACCTTTCTAACGATCTATGTTGCTACACCTATTAGGTTGGAATGATGAAGTGTCCTGACCACGCACCAACGCACACCATTGAATCCGGTGGCCTGCCCGCCGGCGAGCTGACATCCCCGACCGGTCTAGCAGATTGTGAGCATGCACCTCATGCGCATGCTTGAGAATTCGCCACCACGATCTTCCGCCTTGCCAACTTCAGAAGAGATCCACACATTAAGCTTGCCAGACCCAGCTACCCAGGACGCCAGACAATGCCACCACCCTACGTGCGTTCGCGAACACACATGTCCATCATCGAGACCCCACTGTGGCATGTCGGCGAGACCCGCCATCGCCGACGTGGGATatgccacaccaccaccacctgccGCGTAAGGAACCATCCATGCTCGCCGCCCACACCCACTGTTGGAAAAGGAAATGCCTAGGAGGCGCTTAGGCATGCCTAGGCGCTAGGCAATAGCCAAACGCCTCGCCTAGGGCATAAGCGAAAGCCTAGGCAGGACATGCAATTAACTTTCTACCAAGAGAGAAATCATGCCAAACGCCTCCGCCTAGGCTATGCCTAGGGCGCTTATGCACCGCCTAGGCACTAGGCACAGGCCAACCGCCTCGCTTACGCCTATCGCTTTTTCCAACCTTGCAAAAGATAAAAAGTTAGTAATGACAGTAccacttgtggcactaccactttggtcctattggtataaaacgcatgaccaAGATACATACTAGtggatctttgggctcactcgattttgaatcatttgagacatgcgaacaatGCCTACTTGTGTAaacgcatgaaaaaactccatgcagGTGGATCTTTTGGAATCACTTGGTTTCGAATCACTtgggacatgcaaatcatgccacatgggcaagatgactgaaggtctcgttttctagtgagaaggaacgagcaagtgacttattgggagtaatccattttgatgtatgtagtccaatgagtgctgaagcacgcagtggatatcgttatgttcttacttcaaagatgatttgagcagatacatgtgtatttacttgACGAGTcacgagtctgaaatattgaaaagttcaagcaattttagagtgaagttgaagatcattgtgacaagaggatgaaatgtctacaatgtgatcgttgatgtgaatatctgagttgtgagtttggtatacatttaagacaatgtggaaattatttcagAACTCATGCCACCTCGAAAACCATAGtgcgatggtgtgtccgaacgtcgtagccgcgccctattagATGTGGTGCATATATGatttctcttatcgaattaccactataattttggggttatgcattagagacaactacattcactttaaatagggcaccatataattccgttgagatgacaccgtatgaactatggtttggcaagaaacctaagctgtcatttcttaatgtttggggctacgatgcttatgtcaaaaggcttcagtctgataagttcgaacccaaagaaaataaatgcatcttcataggatacccaaaacaattgggtatacctcctatcttaggtccgaaagcaaagtgtttgttgccaaAATGGGTCCTTttccgagaaagagtttctcttgtaataattgagtgggagaatggtggaacttgatgaggttactgaac
This region includes:
- the LOC123399483 gene encoding protein TIC 62, chloroplastic, with the protein product MPPSVQPLHGHWAEDGGGDEERAPRYPARSTRPRHVGHHTSTLDAIRGHEQPPRGVGDQGNPGDIRGVTGAAETYNGSIDMDAKAVAVSLSAPLPRCRVAGGNGPLACSASARRSRRCGYHHGAPRISLARPSSSARSFPAGRVYAMAAAAAPVKEQDLVFVAGATGKIGSRTVRELIKLGFRVRAAVRSKERASPLVQSVERLELGEGTAAASRLELVECDLEKQGEAGIKAAIGDAALVVCSIGASEKEILDVTGPYRIDYVATANLVRAAAKAGVEHFVLVTSLGTTRFGFPAALLNLFWGVLCWKKMAEEALVASGVPYTIVRPGGMERPTDAYKETHNLVVSPRDTYVGGLVSNLQVAELIACVAKNRRAAYCKVVEVVAETTAPLLPTEDLLARVPSDPGRAPPPAPAAPAVVTEAPKEPPPAAAAAPPPAAAPPATAAEPAPVAAPPAPSPAPAAAAKAERPLSPYAAYEGLKPPSSPTPSFSSGTTGQAAKESPPAPAPAPAPAPAPAAPASPPPPPAAPAAAKQRPLSPYAAYEGLKPPSSPTPSRSSSKKKDDGDSPSPPPSAASPDAATTTTTAEAAAESSSPLLDSNANGVPPTAAPATADPGRPLSPYARYEDLKPPTTPTPSAPKV